Proteins from a single region of Paramormyrops kingsleyae isolate MSU_618 chromosome 9, PKINGS_0.4, whole genome shotgun sequence:
- the LOC111853305 gene encoding uncharacterized protein isoform X5: MLLPAFCLYTQIILLTGYELPKPGISLTKTLLTEKGTLQVTCDVPEDKRPLQCSLHLDGQQSPMQTELVRSGLCEFHVTGEELLGGRTDKAQYTIVRLSCAYSVGDQHSERSQMMEVKVLGELKAPQLTVKPNVISKGDTAELHCLVHPSISRCYFQIGGEAFDQNTSECLRSYSWDDLRQTGNHSADTEIKVQCKYSQQIDGHEAPSQDSNVSIVTLLANSTVDPVSAAPWNKAGTVGVACAVTVILLGAAAVVLYRRHRNQKSKRQLPDHDASVRMAKPSSDTQSCNNVIYSLISDAPTDPVTQEENKVPSLIDKPDADHCYATICEEPPASINATTIYSTVQQQ, from the exons ATGCTGCTGCCTGCCTTCTGTCTCTATACACAGATTATCCTTCTCACTGGAT ATGAATTACCAAAGCCAGGAATAAGCCTGACTAAAACTTTGCTGACTGAGAAGGGGACTCTCCAAGTTACCTGTGACGTCCCTGAGGATAAGAGACCATTACAGTGTTCACTGCATCTAGATGGACAGCAGAGCCCCATGCAGACTGAATTAGTCAGGTCAGGACTGTGTGAGTTCCATGTGACTGGGGAAGAGCTTCTCGGTGGAAGAACAGACAAGGCGCAGTACACTATCGTAAGGCTAAGCTGTGCCTACAGTGTCGGTGATCAGCATTCGGAGCGAAGTCAGATGATGGAAGTGAAGGTCTTAG GTGAGCTGAAAGCCCCCCAGCTGACTGTAAAGCCAAATGTCATCAGCAAGGGAGAcacagcagagctgcactgtTTGGTGCATCCATCTATCTCCAGGTGCTATTTCCAGATAGGGGGGGAGGCGTTTGATCAGAATACCTCAGAATGTCTGCGCTCCTATTCCTGGGATGATCTCCGTCAGACTGGGAATCACAGTGCAGATACTGAGATTAAAGTTCAGTGTAAGTACTCTCAGCAGATAGATGGACATGAAGCTCCATCACAAGACAGCAACGTCTCTATAGTTACATTGTTGG CGAACTCCACTGTGGATCCTGTGTCAG CTGCGCCGTGGAATAAAGCAGGAACAGTGGGGGTGGCTTGTGCTGTGACTGTGATCCTGCTGGGAGCCGCTGCGGTCGTCCTGTATAGGAGACACA GAAACCAGAAATCAAAAAG ACAACTGCCAGATCATG atgccAGTGTGAGAATGGCAAAGCCAAGCAGTGACACG CAGTCCTGCAATAATGTCATCTATTCATTGATCAGCGATGCCCCTACTG ATCCAGTGACACAAGAGGAGAACAAGGTGCCTTCTCTGATCGACAAA
- the LOC111853305 gene encoding uncharacterized protein isoform X4: protein MLLPAFCLYTQIILLTGYELPKPGISLTKTLLTEKGTLQVTCDVPEDKRPLQCSLHLDGQQSPMQTELVRSGLCEFHVTGEELLGGRTDKAQYTIVRLSCAYSVGDQHSERSQMMEVKVLGELKAPQLTVKPNVISKGDTAELHCLVHPSISRCYFQIGGEAFDQNTSECLRSYSWDDLRQTGNHSADTEIKVQCKYSQQIDGHEAPSQDSNVSIVTLLGVTVSSTVHPVVTSANSTVDPVSAAPWNKAGTVGVACAVTVILLGAAAVVLYRRHRNQKSKRQLPDHDASVRMAKPSSDTSCNNVIYSLISDAPTDPVTQEENKPDADHCYATICEEPPASINATTIYSTVQQQ from the exons ATGCTGCTGCCTGCCTTCTGTCTCTATACACAGATTATCCTTCTCACTGGAT ATGAATTACCAAAGCCAGGAATAAGCCTGACTAAAACTTTGCTGACTGAGAAGGGGACTCTCCAAGTTACCTGTGACGTCCCTGAGGATAAGAGACCATTACAGTGTTCACTGCATCTAGATGGACAGCAGAGCCCCATGCAGACTGAATTAGTCAGGTCAGGACTGTGTGAGTTCCATGTGACTGGGGAAGAGCTTCTCGGTGGAAGAACAGACAAGGCGCAGTACACTATCGTAAGGCTAAGCTGTGCCTACAGTGTCGGTGATCAGCATTCGGAGCGAAGTCAGATGATGGAAGTGAAGGTCTTAG GTGAGCTGAAAGCCCCCCAGCTGACTGTAAAGCCAAATGTCATCAGCAAGGGAGAcacagcagagctgcactgtTTGGTGCATCCATCTATCTCCAGGTGCTATTTCCAGATAGGGGGGGAGGCGTTTGATCAGAATACCTCAGAATGTCTGCGCTCCTATTCCTGGGATGATCTCCGTCAGACTGGGAATCACAGTGCAGATACTGAGATTAAAGTTCAGTGTAAGTACTCTCAGCAGATAGATGGACATGAAGCTCCATCACAAGACAGCAACGTCTCTATAGTTACATTGTTGG GAGTGACAGTTAGCTCTACGGTTCACCCAGTGGTCACATCAG CGAACTCCACTGTGGATCCTGTGTCAG CTGCGCCGTGGAATAAAGCAGGAACAGTGGGGGTGGCTTGTGCTGTGACTGTGATCCTGCTGGGAGCCGCTGCGGTCGTCCTGTATAGGAGACACA GAAACCAGAAATCAAAAAG ACAACTGCCAGATCATG atgccAGTGTGAGAATGGCAAAGCCAAGCAGTGACACG TCCTGCAATAATGTCATCTATTCATTGATCAGCGATGCCCCTACTG ATCCAGTGACACAAGAGGAGAACAAG
- the LOC111853305 gene encoding uncharacterized protein isoform X2 — MLLPAFCLYTQIILLTGYELPKPGISLTKTLLTEKGTLQVTCDVPEDKRPLQCSLHLDGQQSPMQTELVRSGLCEFHVTGEELLGGRTDKAQYTIVRLSCAYSVGDQHSERSQMMEVKVLGELKAPQLTVKPNVISKGDTAELHCLVHPSISRCYFQIGGEAFDQNTSECLRSYSWDDLRQTGNHSADTEIKVQCKYSQQIDGHEAPSQDSNVSIVTLLGVTVSSTVHPVVTSANSTVDPVSAAPWNKAGTVGVACAVTVILLGAAAVVLYRRHRNQKSKRQLPDHDASVRMAKPSSDTSCNNVIYSLISDAPTDPVTQEENKVPSLIDKPDADHCYATICEEPPASINATTIYSTVQQQ, encoded by the exons ATGCTGCTGCCTGCCTTCTGTCTCTATACACAGATTATCCTTCTCACTGGAT ATGAATTACCAAAGCCAGGAATAAGCCTGACTAAAACTTTGCTGACTGAGAAGGGGACTCTCCAAGTTACCTGTGACGTCCCTGAGGATAAGAGACCATTACAGTGTTCACTGCATCTAGATGGACAGCAGAGCCCCATGCAGACTGAATTAGTCAGGTCAGGACTGTGTGAGTTCCATGTGACTGGGGAAGAGCTTCTCGGTGGAAGAACAGACAAGGCGCAGTACACTATCGTAAGGCTAAGCTGTGCCTACAGTGTCGGTGATCAGCATTCGGAGCGAAGTCAGATGATGGAAGTGAAGGTCTTAG GTGAGCTGAAAGCCCCCCAGCTGACTGTAAAGCCAAATGTCATCAGCAAGGGAGAcacagcagagctgcactgtTTGGTGCATCCATCTATCTCCAGGTGCTATTTCCAGATAGGGGGGGAGGCGTTTGATCAGAATACCTCAGAATGTCTGCGCTCCTATTCCTGGGATGATCTCCGTCAGACTGGGAATCACAGTGCAGATACTGAGATTAAAGTTCAGTGTAAGTACTCTCAGCAGATAGATGGACATGAAGCTCCATCACAAGACAGCAACGTCTCTATAGTTACATTGTTGG GAGTGACAGTTAGCTCTACGGTTCACCCAGTGGTCACATCAG CGAACTCCACTGTGGATCCTGTGTCAG CTGCGCCGTGGAATAAAGCAGGAACAGTGGGGGTGGCTTGTGCTGTGACTGTGATCCTGCTGGGAGCCGCTGCGGTCGTCCTGTATAGGAGACACA GAAACCAGAAATCAAAAAG ACAACTGCCAGATCATG atgccAGTGTGAGAATGGCAAAGCCAAGCAGTGACACG TCCTGCAATAATGTCATCTATTCATTGATCAGCGATGCCCCTACTG ATCCAGTGACACAAGAGGAGAACAAGGTGCCTTCTCTGATCGACAAA
- the LOC111853305 gene encoding uncharacterized protein isoform X3: protein MLLPAFCLYTQIILLTGYELPKPGISLTKTLLTEKGTLQVTCDVPEDKRPLQCSLHLDGQQSPMQTELVRSGLCEFHVTGEELLGGRTDKAQYTIVRLSCAYSVGDQHSERSQMMEVKVLGELKAPQLTVKPNVISKGDTAELHCLVHPSISRCYFQIGGEAFDQNTSECLRSYSWDDLRQTGNHSADTEIKVQCKYSQQIDGHEAPSQDSNVSIVTLLGVTVSSTVHPVVTSANSTVDPVSAAPWNKAGTVGVACAVTVILLGAAAVVLYRRHRNQKSKRQLPDHDASVRMAKPSSDTQSCNNVIYSLISDAPTDPVTQEENKPDADHCYATICEEPPASINATTIYSTVQQQ from the exons ATGCTGCTGCCTGCCTTCTGTCTCTATACACAGATTATCCTTCTCACTGGAT ATGAATTACCAAAGCCAGGAATAAGCCTGACTAAAACTTTGCTGACTGAGAAGGGGACTCTCCAAGTTACCTGTGACGTCCCTGAGGATAAGAGACCATTACAGTGTTCACTGCATCTAGATGGACAGCAGAGCCCCATGCAGACTGAATTAGTCAGGTCAGGACTGTGTGAGTTCCATGTGACTGGGGAAGAGCTTCTCGGTGGAAGAACAGACAAGGCGCAGTACACTATCGTAAGGCTAAGCTGTGCCTACAGTGTCGGTGATCAGCATTCGGAGCGAAGTCAGATGATGGAAGTGAAGGTCTTAG GTGAGCTGAAAGCCCCCCAGCTGACTGTAAAGCCAAATGTCATCAGCAAGGGAGAcacagcagagctgcactgtTTGGTGCATCCATCTATCTCCAGGTGCTATTTCCAGATAGGGGGGGAGGCGTTTGATCAGAATACCTCAGAATGTCTGCGCTCCTATTCCTGGGATGATCTCCGTCAGACTGGGAATCACAGTGCAGATACTGAGATTAAAGTTCAGTGTAAGTACTCTCAGCAGATAGATGGACATGAAGCTCCATCACAAGACAGCAACGTCTCTATAGTTACATTGTTGG GAGTGACAGTTAGCTCTACGGTTCACCCAGTGGTCACATCAG CGAACTCCACTGTGGATCCTGTGTCAG CTGCGCCGTGGAATAAAGCAGGAACAGTGGGGGTGGCTTGTGCTGTGACTGTGATCCTGCTGGGAGCCGCTGCGGTCGTCCTGTATAGGAGACACA GAAACCAGAAATCAAAAAG ACAACTGCCAGATCATG atgccAGTGTGAGAATGGCAAAGCCAAGCAGTGACACG CAGTCCTGCAATAATGTCATCTATTCATTGATCAGCGATGCCCCTACTG ATCCAGTGACACAAGAGGAGAACAAG
- the LOC140592677 gene encoding uncharacterized protein isoform X3 translates to MLLPAFCLFTQIILLTGYGQQSPMKTELVSSGLCEFHVTGEELLGGRTDMAPYTIVRLSCAYSVSDQHSERSQMMEVKVLGELKAPKLTVKPNVIRKGDTAELHCLVHPSISRCYFQIGGEAFDQNTSECLRSYSWDDLRQTGNHSADTEIKVQCKYSVLIDGHEAPSQDSNVSIVTLLGVTLSSTVHPVVTSANSMADPVSGQSRIPVVLRIGITVAVLLLGAPAFILFWKHRNAASQQSGTQPKQLHALSTESGFELTARMVEVSGTWASTSHWICHGLSTPALCLRSPLSICSI, encoded by the exons ATGCTGCTGCCTGCCTTCTGTCTCTTTACACAGATTATCCTTCTCACTGGAT ATGGACAGCAGAGCCCCATGAAGACTGAATTAGTCAGTTCAGGACTGTGTGAGTTCCATGTGACTGGGGAAGAGCTTCTCGGTGGAAGAACAGACATGGCGCCGTACACTATCGTAAGGCTAAGCTGTGCCTACAGTGTCAGTGATCAGCATTCGGAGCGAAGTCAGATGATGGAAGTGAAGGTCTTAG GTGAGCTGAAAGCCCCCAAGCTGACTGTAAAGCCAAATGTCatcaggaagggagacacagcagagctgcactgtttggtgcatccatccatctccaggTGCTATTTCCAGATAGGGGGGGAGGCGTTTGATCAGAATACCTCAGAATGTCTGCGCTCCTATTCCTGGGATGATCTCCGTCAGACTGGGAATCACAGTGCAGATACTGAGATTAAAGTTCAGTGTAAGTACTCTGTGCTGATAGATGGACATGAAGCTCCATCACAAGACAGCAACGTCTCTATAGTTACATTGTTGG GGGTGACACTTAGCTCTACGGTTCACCCAGTGGTCACATCAG CAAACTCCATGGCGGATCCTGTGTCAG gtCAGTCCAGAATCCCAGTAGTGCTACGGATTGGAATCACAGTTGCTGTGCTATTGCTGGGGGCCCCGGCTTTCATCCTGTTCTGGAAACACA GAAATGCAGCTTCCCAGCAGAGTGGGACTCAGCCCAAGCAGCTCCACGCTCTGAGTACCGAGAGCGGCTTTGAGCTCACAGCCCGGATGGTGGAAG TTTCCGGTACCTGGGCGTCCACATCACACTGGATTTGTCATGGTCTCAGCACGCCAGCTCTCTGTCTAAGAAGTCCCCTGAGTATCTGTTCCATCTGA
- the LOC140592677 gene encoding uncharacterized protein isoform X1 has translation MLLPAFCLFTQIILLTGYELAKPGISLTKTLLIEIETLQVTCDVPEDKRPLQCSLHLDGQQSPMKTELVSSGLCEFHVTGEELLGGRTDMAPYTIVRLSCAYSVSDQHSERSQMMEVKVLGELKAPKLTVKPNVIRKGDTAELHCLVHPSISRCYFQIGGEAFDQNTSECLRSYSWDDLRQTGNHSADTEIKVQCKYSVLIDGHEAPSQDSNVSIVTLLGVTLSSTVHPVVTSANSMADPVSGQSRIPVVLRIGITVAVLLLGAPAFILFWKHRNAASQQSGTQPKQLHALSTESGFELTARMVEVSGTWASTSHWICHGLSTPALCLRSPLSICSI, from the exons ATGCTGCTGCCTGCCTTCTGTCTCTTTACACAGATTATCCTTCTCACTGGAT ATGAATTAGCAAAGCCAGGAATAAGCCTGACTAAAACTTTGCTGATTGAGATTGAGACTCTCCAAGTTACCTGTGACGTCCCTGAGGATAAGAGACCATTACAGTGTTCACTGCATCTAGATGGACAGCAGAGCCCCATGAAGACTGAATTAGTCAGTTCAGGACTGTGTGAGTTCCATGTGACTGGGGAAGAGCTTCTCGGTGGAAGAACAGACATGGCGCCGTACACTATCGTAAGGCTAAGCTGTGCCTACAGTGTCAGTGATCAGCATTCGGAGCGAAGTCAGATGATGGAAGTGAAGGTCTTAG GTGAGCTGAAAGCCCCCAAGCTGACTGTAAAGCCAAATGTCatcaggaagggagacacagcagagctgcactgtttggtgcatccatccatctccaggTGCTATTTCCAGATAGGGGGGGAGGCGTTTGATCAGAATACCTCAGAATGTCTGCGCTCCTATTCCTGGGATGATCTCCGTCAGACTGGGAATCACAGTGCAGATACTGAGATTAAAGTTCAGTGTAAGTACTCTGTGCTGATAGATGGACATGAAGCTCCATCACAAGACAGCAACGTCTCTATAGTTACATTGTTGG GGGTGACACTTAGCTCTACGGTTCACCCAGTGGTCACATCAG CAAACTCCATGGCGGATCCTGTGTCAG gtCAGTCCAGAATCCCAGTAGTGCTACGGATTGGAATCACAGTTGCTGTGCTATTGCTGGGGGCCCCGGCTTTCATCCTGTTCTGGAAACACA GAAATGCAGCTTCCCAGCAGAGTGGGACTCAGCCCAAGCAGCTCCACGCTCTGAGTACCGAGAGCGGCTTTGAGCTCACAGCCCGGATGGTGGAAG TTTCCGGTACCTGGGCGTCCACATCACACTGGATTTGTCATGGTCTCAGCACGCCAGCTCTCTGTCTAAGAAGTCCCCTGAGTATCTGTTCCATCTGA
- the LOC140592677 gene encoding uncharacterized protein isoform X2, producing MLLPAFCLFTQIILLTGYELAKPGISLTKTLLIEIETLQVTCDVPEDKRPLQCSLHLDGQQSPMKTELVSSGLCEFHVTGEELLGGRTDMAPYTIVRLSCAYSVSDQHSERSQMMEVKVLGELKAPKLTVKPNVIRKGDTAELHCLVHPSISRCYFQIGGEAFDQNTSECLRSYSWDDLRQTGNHSADTEIKVQCKYSVLIDGHEAPSQDSNVSIVTLLGVTLSSTVHPVVTSANSMADPVSGQSRIPVVLRIGITVAVLLLGAPAFILFWKHRNAASQQSGTQPKQLHALSTESGFELTARMVEGDD from the exons ATGCTGCTGCCTGCCTTCTGTCTCTTTACACAGATTATCCTTCTCACTGGAT ATGAATTAGCAAAGCCAGGAATAAGCCTGACTAAAACTTTGCTGATTGAGATTGAGACTCTCCAAGTTACCTGTGACGTCCCTGAGGATAAGAGACCATTACAGTGTTCACTGCATCTAGATGGACAGCAGAGCCCCATGAAGACTGAATTAGTCAGTTCAGGACTGTGTGAGTTCCATGTGACTGGGGAAGAGCTTCTCGGTGGAAGAACAGACATGGCGCCGTACACTATCGTAAGGCTAAGCTGTGCCTACAGTGTCAGTGATCAGCATTCGGAGCGAAGTCAGATGATGGAAGTGAAGGTCTTAG GTGAGCTGAAAGCCCCCAAGCTGACTGTAAAGCCAAATGTCatcaggaagggagacacagcagagctgcactgtttggtgcatccatccatctccaggTGCTATTTCCAGATAGGGGGGGAGGCGTTTGATCAGAATACCTCAGAATGTCTGCGCTCCTATTCCTGGGATGATCTCCGTCAGACTGGGAATCACAGTGCAGATACTGAGATTAAAGTTCAGTGTAAGTACTCTGTGCTGATAGATGGACATGAAGCTCCATCACAAGACAGCAACGTCTCTATAGTTACATTGTTGG GGGTGACACTTAGCTCTACGGTTCACCCAGTGGTCACATCAG CAAACTCCATGGCGGATCCTGTGTCAG gtCAGTCCAGAATCCCAGTAGTGCTACGGATTGGAATCACAGTTGCTGTGCTATTGCTGGGGGCCCCGGCTTTCATCCTGTTCTGGAAACACA GAAATGCAGCTTCCCAGCAGAGTGGGACTCAGCCCAAGCAGCTCCACGCTCTGAGTACCGAGAGCGGCTTTGAGCTCACAGCCCGGATGGTGGAAGGTGACGACTGA
- the LOC140592677 gene encoding uncharacterized protein isoform X4: MLLPAFCLFTQIILLTGYELAKPGISLTKTLLIEIETLQVTCDVPEDKRPLQCSLHLDGQQSPMKTELVSSGLCEFHVTGEELLGGRTDMAPYTIVRLSCAYSVSDQHSERSQMMEVKVLGELKAPKLTVKPNVIRKGDTAELHCLVHPSISRCYFQIGGEAFDQNTSECLRSYSWDDLRQTGNHSADTEIKVQCKYSVLIDGHEAPSQDSNVSIVTLLGVTLSSTVHPVVTSANSMADPVSGQSRIPVVLRIGITVAVLLLGAPAFILFWKHRNAASQQ, encoded by the exons ATGCTGCTGCCTGCCTTCTGTCTCTTTACACAGATTATCCTTCTCACTGGAT ATGAATTAGCAAAGCCAGGAATAAGCCTGACTAAAACTTTGCTGATTGAGATTGAGACTCTCCAAGTTACCTGTGACGTCCCTGAGGATAAGAGACCATTACAGTGTTCACTGCATCTAGATGGACAGCAGAGCCCCATGAAGACTGAATTAGTCAGTTCAGGACTGTGTGAGTTCCATGTGACTGGGGAAGAGCTTCTCGGTGGAAGAACAGACATGGCGCCGTACACTATCGTAAGGCTAAGCTGTGCCTACAGTGTCAGTGATCAGCATTCGGAGCGAAGTCAGATGATGGAAGTGAAGGTCTTAG GTGAGCTGAAAGCCCCCAAGCTGACTGTAAAGCCAAATGTCatcaggaagggagacacagcagagctgcactgtttggtgcatccatccatctccaggTGCTATTTCCAGATAGGGGGGGAGGCGTTTGATCAGAATACCTCAGAATGTCTGCGCTCCTATTCCTGGGATGATCTCCGTCAGACTGGGAATCACAGTGCAGATACTGAGATTAAAGTTCAGTGTAAGTACTCTGTGCTGATAGATGGACATGAAGCTCCATCACAAGACAGCAACGTCTCTATAGTTACATTGTTGG GGGTGACACTTAGCTCTACGGTTCACCCAGTGGTCACATCAG CAAACTCCATGGCGGATCCTGTGTCAG gtCAGTCCAGAATCCCAGTAGTGCTACGGATTGGAATCACAGTTGCTGTGCTATTGCTGGGGGCCCCGGCTTTCATCCTGTTCTGGAAACACA
- the LOC111853305 gene encoding uncharacterized protein isoform X1, which yields MLLPAFCLYTQIILLTGYELPKPGISLTKTLLTEKGTLQVTCDVPEDKRPLQCSLHLDGQQSPMQTELVRSGLCEFHVTGEELLGGRTDKAQYTIVRLSCAYSVGDQHSERSQMMEVKVLGELKAPQLTVKPNVISKGDTAELHCLVHPSISRCYFQIGGEAFDQNTSECLRSYSWDDLRQTGNHSADTEIKVQCKYSQQIDGHEAPSQDSNVSIVTLLGVTVSSTVHPVVTSANSTVDPVSAAPWNKAGTVGVACAVTVILLGAAAVVLYRRHRNQKSKRQLPDHDASVRMAKPSSDTQSCNNVIYSLISDAPTDPVTQEENKVPSLIDKPDADHCYATICEEPPASINATTIYSTVQQQ from the exons ATGCTGCTGCCTGCCTTCTGTCTCTATACACAGATTATCCTTCTCACTGGAT ATGAATTACCAAAGCCAGGAATAAGCCTGACTAAAACTTTGCTGACTGAGAAGGGGACTCTCCAAGTTACCTGTGACGTCCCTGAGGATAAGAGACCATTACAGTGTTCACTGCATCTAGATGGACAGCAGAGCCCCATGCAGACTGAATTAGTCAGGTCAGGACTGTGTGAGTTCCATGTGACTGGGGAAGAGCTTCTCGGTGGAAGAACAGACAAGGCGCAGTACACTATCGTAAGGCTAAGCTGTGCCTACAGTGTCGGTGATCAGCATTCGGAGCGAAGTCAGATGATGGAAGTGAAGGTCTTAG GTGAGCTGAAAGCCCCCCAGCTGACTGTAAAGCCAAATGTCATCAGCAAGGGAGAcacagcagagctgcactgtTTGGTGCATCCATCTATCTCCAGGTGCTATTTCCAGATAGGGGGGGAGGCGTTTGATCAGAATACCTCAGAATGTCTGCGCTCCTATTCCTGGGATGATCTCCGTCAGACTGGGAATCACAGTGCAGATACTGAGATTAAAGTTCAGTGTAAGTACTCTCAGCAGATAGATGGACATGAAGCTCCATCACAAGACAGCAACGTCTCTATAGTTACATTGTTGG GAGTGACAGTTAGCTCTACGGTTCACCCAGTGGTCACATCAG CGAACTCCACTGTGGATCCTGTGTCAG CTGCGCCGTGGAATAAAGCAGGAACAGTGGGGGTGGCTTGTGCTGTGACTGTGATCCTGCTGGGAGCCGCTGCGGTCGTCCTGTATAGGAGACACA GAAACCAGAAATCAAAAAG ACAACTGCCAGATCATG atgccAGTGTGAGAATGGCAAAGCCAAGCAGTGACACG CAGTCCTGCAATAATGTCATCTATTCATTGATCAGCGATGCCCCTACTG ATCCAGTGACACAAGAGGAGAACAAGGTGCCTTCTCTGATCGACAAA